One genomic region from Pseudomonas sp. R5-89-07 encodes:
- a CDS encoding low affinity iron permease family protein, translating into MKFSAISQTLSRWAGSPRTFYTAVALILAWSLSGPYFHYNDTWQLIINTSTTIITFLMVFLIQNTQNRDNDILHIKIDELLRVSKDAQNAVLSLDGLDRKELEKLRQEYRDIGKAGSLNPHSSSGPAADAAQHKTDLNQA; encoded by the coding sequence ATGAAATTCTCCGCAATCTCCCAAACCCTATCGCGCTGGGCCGGCAGCCCCCGGACGTTCTACACAGCGGTGGCGTTGATTCTGGCGTGGAGCCTGAGCGGGCCGTACTTTCATTACAACGACACCTGGCAACTGATCATCAACACCTCGACCACCATCATCACCTTCCTGATGGTGTTTCTGATCCAGAACACCCAGAACCGCGACAATGACATCCTGCACATCAAGATCGACGAGCTGTTGCGTGTGTCCAAGGATGCGCAGAACGCCGTGTTGAGCCTGGACGGCCTGGACCGTAAAGAGCTTGAAAAACTGCGCCAGGAATATCGCGATATCGGCAAAGCCGGCAGCTTGAACCCCCACAGCAGTAGCGGCCCCGCCGCCGACGCTGCGCAGCACAAAACCGATTTGAACCAGGCATGA